AGCAGGTCCCGCACGTAGGCGCCGGGCCTGGCCGGAAGGCCCGTCAGCCCCGGCACCCGCCGCGCGTCGTACACCGTCGCGTCGTCGCGGGCCTCGTGGACGACCGCGTCCAGGAGCTTCGCGGACCGGACCAGCCCCTCCTCGACCCCGTGGTCGGCGACCGCGACGGCCGTACGCAGCAGCGCCGTCGCGGCGAGCGCGTCGAGGACGAGCCCGCACAGCACGGTGTGCCAGTAGGAGTCGGGCGGCACCCATCGCGCGACTTCCCCCATCGACACGTCCGGGGGCCGCTCGCTCCGCAACTGCTGCAGGACCCGCTCGTCCGCGAAATGATTGCGGCGCGCGATCAGGTCCGCCATGCGATCGCGGCGGGACTGCGTCGCCCGGCGGCGCGCCCGGCGCGCCTCCTCGATCCGCCCGTCCACCACGCGTCCCCACAGGTCGAGGACGAGGTCCAGCCTGCGGGGACGCGGCACCGCTTCGAGCACGCGCCGCAGATCCTCGCCCAGCGCCGACGGCGACCCCTCGAAGATCACCGGCTGCGGGGCGTCCAGGTCCAGCACCCGTTCCAGCTGCTCGGGGCCGAGCACGTCGCTCGCCGCCGACGCCAGGTGCAGCGCGTCCCAGCGCCCCTCCTCGACCGCCCGCGCCGCCGCGGCCCCGACCCGCTTGGTGGCCGACGGCCCGAACAGCGCGACCATGACCGCCGCCCGGTCCCCGAGCCGCCCCGCGTCCCGCACGCCGACGGCCCTGAGCGCCGCCAGGACCGCGTCCCGCTGATCCCCCCGCGCGCCCTCCAGCCGCCCGGACCGGAACCCCGCGCCCAGATCGACGCCCGCGCCCGCCGCGACGGCGCCGCCGTCCGCCACCAGCAGCCGCAGCGCCGCGACGGCCCGCGCCACCTCGTCGTCCGCCGCATCCTCCGGGCCGAGCACGACCGGGGCGCCGGGCCGCACGTCCGCCCCGTCCGCCCGCTCGGGACCCGCGGGCCCCGGTACCCAGGCACACCATTGGGCCGCCACCACGCCGCCCGCCAACCGGATGTTCATCGCCCGCCATCATCACCCGGCGAATCGGCGAGCCCAAAATCGTTTTCCGCCGGCGCTACTCGGAATTCATCGGAAAGAACCGCTCCGACAGCGCCATCCACGACGCGAACGCCAGATAACCCGTCTCGAACGCGACGAGATCACGATCCCACCGTTCCCCGCCTTCCCCTTCCGCGCCAGCCGCAGCAGCACGACGCCACCGGCCAGATTGAGGCCCGCCCAAACCCCGTTGGTCACGGCCCCCGACCGCCGCCCGGCCAGCGGCGTCATATGCTCGCGCCCGCTGACCGCGCTCGCGAGATGGGGCGCGCCGTTGGCGACGAGCATTCCGGCGAAGAACGACTGCACACGCGACGATTTCATGCCGCGATGCTAATGCAACGGGCTCTCGTCGAACCTCGCGAGCAGATCCCGGGGATCGTCATAAACCGCGACGGCCCCCGCGTCCCGCAGCTCGGCGCGCGACCAGCCGCCCGTGAGCACCCCGACGCACGGCACCCCGACCCGCCCCGCCGCCTCGACGTCCCACGCGGTGTCCCCCACGAAGACGGCCCGTCCCGCGGGCGCCCCCGCACGTTCGAGCGCCAGCTCCACGATGTCCGGTGCGGGCTTGCTCTGCCCCACCTCCGACGCCGACGTCGCCTCGTCGATCGCGTCCTCGGCGTCCAGCGCGGCCCGCAGCGCCCGCATCTCCGGTTCGGCCGCCGAACTCGCGAGCACCACCCGCTTCCCCCGCGCCTTGCATTCCCGCAGCAGCTCCGCCGCACCCCCGAACGCCTGCAGCCGCCCCCAGTACTGCGCGTACAGGGCCGTGTGCGCGTCCCGCATCGCATCGTCGCCAGCCCGATCGCGCTCGTCCGGAAGCACCCGGTCGAGCAGCTTGTCCGACCCCATCCCGATCGCCCGATGGATCTCCGCCATCGCGACCGGATGCCCCCGCTGCCGGAACGCCTGCCACCACGTGACGGCATGCAGGTACGTGGAGTCGACGAGCGTCCCGTCCACATCGAACAGCACAGCCTCAACCATCCCCCCGCCCTACCCGCCAGGCCCTCCCCCACGCAGCCGAGCCGACATCTCCACGATGCCGACGGCCGCCGGGGGCGGGCGCCCCCGGCGTGCCCCCCCGGCCTACTTCCTACCGGCGAGGGTGTGGGCGACCAGGGCGTTGGCGTGGCCGTGTCCGAGGCCGTGCTCGGACTTGAGCCAGGCGACCAGCTCCATGTGCTTCGTCCGGGGCGAAGCGTTGATGAGGTCGATCCAGTCCTGGACGGGGCGCCCGTACTTGGCCTCGATCGACCGGAAGTAGCTCGCGGGGTTGCCCTTGGCCGGTGCGGTCATGTTCTGGAGCTCCCTTTCGCCGATGAAGGTCAGGCCGGAACCGTGCGGACGAGTTCGGTGTGGATGAGGTCGGCGCAGGCGGCGACGTCGAGGGCGAGGCCCTGGTGGTCGCCGGGAAAGGTCAGCGGCTCGACACCGAGCCGGTCGGCCAGCACCCGGGCCGACAGTGCGGGAACACCGTCGCCCGAGGCCGCCCCGACACCGACGACGACCGGCGTCCGGGCGGCGCGCAGCGCGTCGAGGTCGGGCGTGAAACGCAGTACCGGCAGCAGCACGTGGGGCAGGAAGAAATCGAGATTGCCCTGGATGCGGCCCATCATTTCCAGCGCCTCGGGCGGCATCTGGGAGGGGTCGGGCATCGCCGGGGGCGCGGCGTTCTCCCCGTCGACGGTGGTGATGAACTTGCCCATCGCCGCGCCGGCGCCGTGGAGGTGGTAGGTGTCGTGCACGTCCTGGAAGGCGGCCCGCCACCGGTCGCGGTCGGGCAGCAGCTCGGGCAGCGGCGGCTCGTGCACGATCAGCGAGCGGACCTGTCCGGGGTGGCGGGCGGCCAGGGCCAGGGCGGTGAGGGCGCCGCCGCTGTTGCCCAGCACGTGGGCGGGCTCGTCGCCCAGCGCGGCCAGCAGGCGATGGGCGTCGTCGGCGAAGACCGTGACGTCGGTGTCGGCGGGCGGTCCCGTCAGGGTGCTGCGGGACAGTCCGCGCTGGTCGTAGGTGACCACGGTGTAGCGGTCGGCCAGCACGTCCGCCAGGCCGGCCAGCGCGCCGGCGTCGGCGGGCGCGCCGGGGATCATCAGCAGCAGCGGCCCGGTGCCCCGGACCTCGTAGTGCAGGCGCGCACCCGGCACCTGGAGGGTCTTGGCCTCGACGTTGATCGGGACAAGGGACTGGACGTTGTTCATGGCGTGTTCCGTTCTCGTTCGATGGGATGGATCAGACAGGGGTCAGGCGGGCCGGTAGGTCAGGTCCAGGACGCCGTTGGCGAAGGTGGCCGACCGGACCAGCTCCAGCGGGAGCGGCGGGGCGCCCTCGGGGAACAGGCGCATGCCGGTTCCGACCACCAGCGGATGCACCAGCACTCGCAGCTCGTCCAGCAGCCCGGCCGCCAGCAGGGTGCGCACCAGGCCGACGCTGCCCGACACCGCGATCGTGCCGCCGGGCCGGTCCTTGAGTTCCTTGACCGCCACGACCAGGTCGCCCTCGATCAGGGTGGAGTTGTTCCAGCTCACCTGGTCCAGCGTCCTGGAGGCCACGACCTTGCGGATGCCGTTGATCGCCTCGGCCATCTCCCCGGTCCGGTGCGGCCACACCTCCGCGAACGCCTCGTAGGTGACCCGGCCCAGCAGCAGCGTGTCGGCTTCGGCGTACATCCCGCCGACCGCCGCGCCCATCTCCTGACTCAGGTAGGGGAAGTGCCACTTCTCCGGCGCCTCCACCACGCCGTCCAGCGAGACGAACAGCCCAGCCACGATCTTCCGGCTCATTTCAATACCTCCCGACCAGGAAAAATGGTATGTGGATGCCGTCCACATTGGGGGCGTGGAAGGATCATGGCATACTCATGTGGACGCTGTCCACTTGAGAGGTCACGGTCATGCCCGAGCGCTCCGGCAAGCCCACCCGCGACACCTATCGCCACGGCAACCTGCACCATGCGCTCCTGGAGGCGGGCACCGAACTGGCCCGCGCCGGAGGCCCCGACGCGATCGCCCTGCGCGAGGTCACCCGGCGGGCCGGCGTCGCCCCCAACGCCGCCTACCGGCACTTCCCCAACCGCGACGCCCTGGTACAGGCCGTCTCCCTCCAGGCCATGGCCGAACTGGCCCGTGCCATGGAGGAGGACCTCGCCGCCCTCGGTCCGGCCGACGATCCGGCCCGGGCCGCCCGCGCCCGCTTCCGCGCCGTCGGCACCGGCTACCTGCGCTTCGCCCGCGCCGAACCCGGCCTCTTCCGCGCCGCCTTCTACGTCCCCGACGACATGGCCCTGGCCCAGGCCGCCGCATCCGCCGGACAGGGCGGCCTGACCCCGTTCCAACTGCTGGGCATCGCCTTGGACGACCTGGTCGCCTGCGGCCTCATGCCCTCCGAACGCCGCCCGGGAGCCGAGTTCCTGGTCTGGTCGTGCGTGCACGGCCTGGCGGTCCTGCTCATCGACGGTCCCCTGCGCGGACTCCCCGACGAATTCGCCGCCCCGGCCGTCCACGACCTGATCGACCTCATCGAAAAGGGCCTGCGACCAGACGCCTAGCCGCTGATCCACCCCCCGCTCCTCAGCCGAGGCGCTCGTCCAGATGGGCGAGCGTGAGAGCGTCGCCGACCGTGCGCCAAGCGCGGCCCCGCGTTCGGTCAGCTCATATCCCGGTGGGTCGCGTGTGCTCGAAATGGACAGCGCTCCGACGGCGGCCGGTCTCGGCTCGCCCTGAAACTATGGAGGCGGGCGATCATGTCGGCCCTGATCGCTTTTACACGCGCCGAGACGGCGCGTTCGTCCTCGACGTCCCGCTGAACTCAAGATCGCCGGACGTCGTCTTCCAGGCCCATGAGGAAGGTCGCACTGCCGGTCTCCCACCGGCGGGACGTTGTCGTCTCCTTCGGCCACCCGGACCGCGAACACCGACCATGCGGCCTCTTGAGGCGACGCGAAGCCCAGTTGAGCGGTCAGCTCTCAGCCCGGCTGTCGAACCGGCGGATGGGCGAGCGTGCGGCCGCCTCCGAGGTCCAGCCGCCATGTGGCCCCGGGACCGGCTTTGAGGACCGGCTGCCAACGGTCGGAGAAGACGAGCGGACGCCACCGGTGAGACGAAGCACGAACTGCGGAACCGCCCGCACCTCGATGACCTCACTCTGCCTCGCCTGCAGTATCTTCCGGTCTTCCGTCTCGACATACTCAACCATGAGCGTTCTTTCGATCTCGTTCCGGCAGATGGTTGAGGCCGCTCTCGCCCACACTGACCTAGGCACGACAACCGGAGCTTGGCCGACAAGAAAGCGTCTCACCGCATCCGCCCAGCACCTATGTCCGGCGGGCACATATTGCGCTCACCCATTATGGCCGGGCCATTTCATCTGGATCGGAATATCCGCAACCAGCCGAACAAGTGGCAACTGCAACCAACGAGGTCTTATCCTGCACTCCGAAATTTGAATCCTTCATTGGACACTTAACGGCCACGATCTTTCCTGTTCCGGTCCACGTCACGCGGGTTCACAGCCGAAGCCTGACGCGGTGCACGCCCTGCACCCCATACCCGAAACCTATTTTTCATTTCGATACCATTTCCTCATGGTAACGATCGGGTTCCGCTGTCGGCCGGGCGGAGGTCCTGGATGGATCGGGACAAACCATCGATGTCATCATCGCCGACTGTCCGTTATTTCCGCACGAAAGGTCGAGTATGGCGAACCCTCCGAACGGCGGTACCGAATCGAGAGGCGGTCCGAAGGGCGCCCCGGCGGGTGACGGGCGCGGCGCGGCGGCGGTCCGTAAGCTCGGGCTGCACACGGACCCCTCCATCTTCTTCGTCTCGGCCGGGCTGATGGTCGCGTTCCTGCTCCTGGTGCTGCTGCTGCCGACGCAGATCAACGACGCCTTCACCGCGGGGCGGGACTGGATCGTCACCAACCTGGGCTGGTTCTTCATCCTCGGGGTGACGGCCTGGCTGATCTTCCTGGTGTGGGTCGCGCTCAGCCGGTACGGCAACCTGCGGCTCGGTGGGGACGACAGCCGTCCCGAGTACGGGAACCTTTCGTGGTTCGCGATGCTCTTCGCCGGTGGCA
The nucleotide sequence above comes from Actinomadura algeriensis. Encoded proteins:
- a CDS encoding alpha/beta fold hydrolase; the protein is MNNVQSLVPINVEAKTLQVPGARLHYEVRGTGPLLLMIPGAPADAGALAGLADVLADRYTVVTYDQRGLSRSTLTGPPADTDVTVFADDAHRLLAALGDEPAHVLGNSGGALTALALAARHPGQVRSLIVHEPPLPELLPDRDRWRAAFQDVHDTYHLHGAGAAMGKFITTVDGENAAPPAMPDPSQMPPEALEMMGRIQGNLDFFLPHVLLPVLRFTPDLDALRAARTPVVVGVGAASGDGVPALSARVLADRLGVEPLTFPGDHQGLALDVAACADLIHTELVRTVPA
- a CDS encoding TetR/AcrR family transcriptional regulator, giving the protein MPERSGKPTRDTYRHGNLHHALLEAGTELARAGGPDAIALREVTRRAGVAPNAAYRHFPNRDALVQAVSLQAMAELARAMEEDLAALGPADDPARAARARFRAVGTGYLRFARAEPGLFRAAFYVPDDMALAQAAASAGQGGLTPFQLLGIALDDLVACGLMPSERRPGAEFLVWSCVHGLAVLLIDGPLRGLPDEFAAPAVHDLIDLIEKGLRPDA
- a CDS encoding DUF4287 domain-containing protein gives rise to the protein MTAPAKGNPASYFRSIEAKYGRPVQDWIDLINASPRTKHMELVAWLKSEHGLGHGHANALVAHTLAGRK
- a CDS encoding dihydrofolate reductase family protein — its product is MSRKIVAGLFVSLDGVVEAPEKWHFPYLSQEMGAAVGGMYAEADTLLLGRVTYEAFAEVWPHRTGEMAEAINGIRKVVASRTLDQVSWNNSTLIEGDLVVAVKELKDRPGGTIAVSGSVGLVRTLLAAGLLDELRVLVHPLVVGTGMRLFPEGAPPLPLELVRSATFANGVLDLTYRPA
- a CDS encoding HAD family hydrolase, which produces MVEAVLFDVDGTLVDSTYLHAVTWWQAFRQRGHPVAMAEIHRAIGMGSDKLLDRVLPDERDRAGDDAMRDAHTALYAQYWGRLQAFGGAAELLRECKARGKRVVLASSAAEPEMRALRAALDAEDAIDEATSASEVGQSKPAPDIVELALERAGAPAGRAVFVGDTAWDVEAAGRVGVPCVGVLTGGWSRAELRDAGAVAVYDDPRDLLARFDESPLH